Within bacterium, the genomic segment GCTTATTAATTCTGCAATCTCGTTGAACTTTTTCCTGCCGTATTCCTTTTTGTTCAGATAGTAATATCCCAGCTCAAAATCCTGAAGCGCTCCGATAGCTTGAATCGACCCTGCGGCAATATTTTCTTCTTTAGCAAAACCCATGAGAGAGGTGAGTAGCTCATCGCCAATCTTAGGAATGAGAACATACGCCGTTCCTTGCTTCCTCACATTCATCTAAAATCCCTCCTGCATGTCTTTCAGTTACCTGAAGTATATGTTTAGTATGTTTAGAAATTACTTTAATATTGACAATGATGGCCTGTCTGTTAGCATGGCCGCGGAGGTAATTCATGAAAAACTGGATATTCATTCTTTGCATTCTTTGCATGATTCCCACGTTTGCTTTTTCGCAATCAAAACCGCAAACTCAGACCCAGACGGCTGAGAAAGAGAAAGCAAAACCGAATACCGATGAATTCGCGACTATGGTCGCCGACTATTACAAAGCCTGGAATACGTTGAATCTTCAGAATCCAGCGAAGTACTACGCCAAAGATCCCGCATTGATTTTTTACGATGTGACACCCCTTCAATATAAGGGTTGGAACGAGTATAAGGCCGGTGTGACAAAACTGCTGGAGAATTTCAGCTCGTTCAAGCTAATTATGAACGATGATCTGGTTGTAACACGACGGGGAAAAACAGCCTGGATGACTCTGACTTTTCGCATCTCCGGCAAACAGAAGAGTGGTACTGCGATGGAACTGGACTGCAGACACACCGCTATCTGGGAAAAACGAAAGGGGAGCTGGGTGATCGTCCACGAGCACATCTCCGCGCCGCTTCCTCCTCTTTGAGCGTAGTGGCAGAGCATTTGACATTCTAGTGAACTGATGGTGAAATTCGCACGATTGCCGACAACAGTACAGAGATAACTGTTCGTGATCAAATGCTCTGTATTTCTGTGAATGGAGCAGAGCATTGTTTGGGCAAACTAAGGGATACTGCAGAGCGCAATTGAATAGTCTATCTAGTTCAAACCAGAAGTAGGGACAATGCTCTGCCACTACCAGCTTGAGCTAAAACGAGGCGATGGCAGCCGCTTCGTCTTCGAAGATTTCGAATATCCCGAGCAGGCCGGTGATCTTCAGAGTATGGCGGATCATTTTGTTCGGTTGGAGCAATTTTAGTTTACCGCCGTTTTGGGTGATGGTTGTGTAGCTTTTCACCAGCGCTCCGATTCCGGAAGAATCCATAAATTCGACGGCATCCAGGTTTACGACGATGCGGTTGTGCTTGCGGGAAACTAAATCGGTGATAGTTTCCTTGAATACCTGTTCATTGGCTCCTACAGTCAGGCTTCCAGCAAGAT encodes:
- a CDS encoding DNA-binding protein, which translates into the protein MNVRKQGTAYVLIPKIGDELLTSLMGFAKEENIAAGSIQAIGALQDFELGYYYLNKKEYGRKKFNEIAELISCSGNLASREGNPFIHIHVAMGRDDFSVIGGHLFSGIVAVTAEVILFPFPEKMDRTYDERTGLFLLNCKER
- a CDS encoding nuclear transport factor 2 family protein → MKNWIFILCILCMIPTFAFSQSKPQTQTQTAEKEKAKPNTDEFATMVADYYKAWNTLNLQNPAKYYAKDPALIFYDVTPLQYKGWNEYKAGVTKLLENFSSFKLIMNDDLVVTRRGKTAWMTLTFRISGKQKSGTAMELDCRHTAIWEKRKGSWVIVHEHISAPLPPL
- a CDS encoding STAS domain-containing protein, giving the protein MDHEFDMQKRKKGDVVVLDLAGSLTVGANEQVFKETITDLVSRKHNRIVVNLDAVEFMDSSGIGALVKSYTTITQNGGKLKLLQPNKMIRHTLKITGLLGIFEIFEDEAAAIASF